TATCTCGACCAAAACAACTCCAAACCCATAGACATCACTCTTTACATATAGATGACCTGCATAGTGCATagatttcaatttcaaagagttgtatgaatttgattttgcagttaaaaacaatgaagagaTGGAGTGCATATATACCTGTTTGCATATATTCAGGAGCTGCATAACCAGGTGTTCCCATCACTGTTGTTGACAAATGGGATTGACTAGCAGAAGGACCCAGCTTAGCAAGTCCAAAATCTGATATCTTGGCATTATAGGACTGCAATCAGCATGAAAATTCAATTAAAGTTATAAATAAACCATGAAGAATTGgatcttaataataataataggtaGAAGACTGACCCCATCGAGCAATATATTGGATGCCTTAAAATCTCTGTAAATAATTTCTCTATCGGAAGTATGTAAGAAGGAAAGGCCACAAGCAGCGCCAATTGCTATCTTAAGTCTGAGGTCCCAAGGAAGTGGTTGAACAGCAGCACCTCTTCCAAAGAGGTGATTCTCCAAACTGCCCCTCTGCATGTATTCATAGACAAGAAGAAGCTCTGTTTCCTCATAACAGTAACCCAACAGCTTAACAAGGTTAGGATGATAAAGGCGTCCCAGAAAATGTATTTCTGACTGCACAAATTACCAAACCATTAGTTGTATTAACctaggaggaggaggaggagaaggagAAGTAAGTAAAGTTAAATGAATTACCTGCCATTCCTCGAAGCCTTGGTAGCCTTCAGTGTTTAACTTTTTGACGGCAACGGTAGTTCCACTGGAATTCCTGGAAGATTCAAGCCATCCCTTGTAAACTTTACCAAAACCACCTTCTCCAAGGAGATTATCAAGTCTGAAATTCTTGGTAGCAGTCTTCAATTCAGCAAAAGTGAAGACCCTAAGATTAGAAGTAGGTAAGATCTGACCACCAATTGAATAATCAGAGACGGAGGAGAAGTTGCTTCTGTTtatggaggaggaggaggaggacaTGTTACTACTGCTTCCAGAAGAAGTAGTAAAAGTAGTAGTTGTTGCAGTAGAAGAAGTGATAGTACTATTAGTACCGTAGCTGCCACTGGAGGCCGCTTGGGAATAAGATATCCCTGCAGGTGTAACTTGATTTGAtacagacatatatatatactgTTAGAatcaagaaattgaagaagaagaagaagaagttaaattattattattattacttacCGGTTCCAGTTGGAATTGGATTGTTAGGTGTCGAACTCCAGCAAATCCCCATTGGAATGAAAGCTGTGAGTATGCAAATGAAGGAAGGAAGAAAGGAAGAGCTTTGCCTTAGAGTTTTTGTTTCAATTAGTCAATCAATCAATGAATCTAAccatttttccttttcctttttgttgagCACAcatacttttgctgcttttgttcAATAATTATTGAAGTTAACTTTCTTCGTCTGTCTACCACTAATTCTTTCTTTGCTCGATTTAGTAGTATGccgtatgtatgtatgtatgtatgcgTGTGTAGTATGTGTACGActactagtttttatttttaacaaacaaacataacaaaataatgatttgttttgttgaatgaaTAAACGAATGAATAGAAAGTCACATGTGGAATGGAACAAGTCAGTCATACTATTAGGAGAAATTAAGAGGAAAGCCTACCATTACCatccactctctctctctctctctctctctcttcagcGGTAAAAGTCAACTTTAGTTAGTCTATGAGTCAAGGTCAGACATTAGAATTTGAATCAAACGCAAACGCAAACGCAACCTCTCTCTATGCCTCTATCTTTATTCAAACACAACACACCACGGGATGTGGGGACCACTACCACCAATATTAGAAAAGACTCGTTTTAGTCGTGATCCAGATCAAATTGTCGTATCcgaatattattattactccGTATTTATAATCTAATTAAAATACTACTACTAGAataga
Above is a genomic segment from Medicago truncatula cultivar Jemalong A17 chromosome 5, MtrunA17r5.0-ANR, whole genome shotgun sequence containing:
- the LOC11430234 gene encoding probable serine/threonine-protein kinase PIX13, which encodes MGICWSSTPNNPIPTGTVTPAGISYSQAASSGSYGTNSTITSSTATTTTFTTSSGSSSNMSSSSSSINRSNFSSVSDYSIGGQILPTSNLRVFTFAELKTATKNFRLDNLLGEGGFGKVYKGWLESSRNSSGTTVAVKKLNTEGYQGFEEWQSEIHFLGRLYHPNLVKLLGYCYEETELLLVYEYMQRGSLENHLFGRGAAVQPLPWDLRLKIAIGAACGLSFLHTSDREIIYRDFKASNILLDGSYNAKISDFGLAKLGPSASQSHLSTTVMGTPGYAAPEYMQTGHLYVKSDVYGFGVVLVEILTGLRAVDLNRPSGRHILTDWIKPELQDRKKLKKVMDPQLGDKYPIKAALPIAKLAISCLAPEPKLRPSMRDVLERLQGIQAATNRTVEVRGAN